The following DNA comes from Glaciihabitans arcticus.
CGACCGCGCGCACCTTGCCCGCCTTCACGAGGGCGTCGAACGCGGCGACGTACTCCTCCTGCGCAACATCCTTGTCGTCGTTGTGCGCGTAGTAGAGGTCGATGTAGTCGGTCTGCAGACGGCGCAGCGAGTCATCGACGGCTGCCGCGAGGTTGGCGGCGCTGAGTCCGGGCCGCGCCTCGAGCGAGGAGACCTTGGTCGCGATGTGCACGCTGTCGCGATTGCCTCGGGATGCGACCCACTCCCCGATGATCTCCTCGGAGTCACCGCCGGCGTTGCCGGGCACCCATGCGCTGTACACGTCGGCCGTGTCGATGGATCGCCCGCCCGCCGCCACGAAGGCGTCGAGAACGGCGAAGCTCTCGTCCTTGTTGGCGGTCCAACCGAATACGTTGCCGCCGAGTACTACCGGTCCCAGTTCAGAAGTCATGCTTAACCCAACAGCCGTCGGGCCGGCGTATTCCGAGTGTCTAGTCGAGCAAATCGTGCCGCACGATGATGGCCTCGCGGTCGGGGCCGACGCCGATGGCCGAGATGCGGGATCCGCTCATCGCCTCGATTGCGAGCACGTAGGACTGGGCGTTCGCGGGCAGGTCCTCGAAAGTGCGGGCACCCGTGATGTCCTCTTCCCAGCCGGGGAACTCCTCGTAGATGGGCTTCGCGTGGTGGAAGTCGGACTGCGAGGCGGGCACCTCGTCGACGCGCTTGCCGTCCACCTCGTAGGCGACACACACCGGTATGACGGAAAGGCCGGTGAGCACATCCAGTTTCGTCATCACGAAGTCGGTCACGCCGTTGATGCGCGCCGAGTAGCGGGCGATCGGGGCGTCGTACCAACCGGTGCGGCGCGGGCGGCCGGTCGTGGTGCCGAACTCGAAACCCTTCGAGCGCAGGAACTCGCCCGACTCGTCGTGCAGCTCGGTCGGGAAGGGACCGGCGCCGACGCGGGTCGTGTACGCCTTGACGATGCCGATGACGCGGTCGATGCGGTTGGGGGCGACGCCGGATCCGGTCGCCGCACCCCCCGAGGTCGAGTTGGAGGAGGTCACGAACGGGTAGGTGCCGTGGTCGACGTCCAGCATGGTCGCCTGGCCGCCCTCGAAGAGCACGATCTTGCCGGCGTCGAGAGCCTGGTTCAGCAGGAGGCTCGTGTCGGCGACCATCGGCCGGAGACGTTCGGCGTAGGCGAGCAGGTCATCCACGATCTCATCGATCTGAATGGCGCGGCGGTTGTAGATCTTGACGAGAAGGTGGTTCTTCTGGTGCAGCGCACCCTCCACCTTCTGGCGCAGGATGTTCTCGTCGAACAGGTCCTGGATGCGGATGCCGACCCGGTTGATCTTGTCGGCGTAGGCCGGGCCGATGCCGCGACCGGTCGTGCCGATCTGGCGCTTGCCGAGGAAGCGCTCGGTGACCTTGTCGAGCGTGCGGTGGTACTGGGTGATGACGTGCGCGTTCGAGGAGACGAGCAGGCGCGAGACGTCGACGCCACGAGCAACGAGTGCGGTCAGTTCGTCAAACAGCACCTCGATGTCGATGACGACACCGTTCGCGATCACCGGGATCACGCCGGGGCTCAGGATGCCGGACGGCAGCAGGTGCAGCGCATACTTCTCATCGCCCACAACGACGGTGTGGCCGGCATTGTTGCCGCCGTTGAACTTCACGACGTAGTCGATGCGGCTGCCGAGAAGGTCGGTGGCCTTGCCTTTACCCTCATCGCCCCACTGGGCGCCGATGATGACTATCGCTGGCATGACGGGACCTCTCGATGGAACGGGATTACACCCAATTCTAGAGCGAAGACGATAACCTTCCTGTGAACTGTGTGGTTTGGGGTGAAGGAGGGTCTGTGGCGTCGGACGTGGCCCCCCGCATCGAGCGTGATTCGGCGGTCGATCTCGTCAAAGCGGTCTGCCTTCTCATCGTCGTCGGCCTGCACGCGCTGATGGCCGGGGTCACCGTTGGCGACGGGGGTCTCGCCGTCACGAACTCGCTCGAAGGCCATCCGATCTTCGCCTGGGCGACGTGGGGCGTGCAGATCATGCCGCTGTTCTTCCTGCTCGGTGGCTTCTCGAGCCTCACCCAGTGGCGCCGGATGAAAACGGGCGGCGCGACGGCCGGCGACTACATCCGTCAGCGGGTGCAGCGTCTCGCGCATCCCGCACTGCTGCCGATCGCGCTCGTCGCGGGCTGCCTCGCCGCCGTCGCGCTGACCGGGGTCTCGAACGAAGTGCTCAGCCAGGTCGGCTTCCGCATCGGGCAGCCTCTGTGGTTCCTCGCCGTCTACCTTGGCTGCGCGGGCTTCGTGCCGCTGATGGCCCGCCTGCACGACGCCCACCCGAGACTGACGCTGTTCGGCCTGCTCGCGCTGTCGATTTGTGTGGATGTCACATCCCGCGCCCTCGAAGCACCCGGCCTCGGCGCGCTCAACTTCCTGTTCGTCTGGCTCTTCATCCAGCAACTGGGGTTCTGGTACGCGGACGGTTGGTTCCTCCGCCGTAACCGCTGGCTGCTGCTCGCTCTCGCGCTCGGCGCGTTCGGGCTGCTCACCGGTCTCACGATGGGGCTCGGCTACTCGACCGACATGTACGTGAACCTGAACCCGCCGACGATCTGCATCCTCGTGCTCGGGGTCGGCCAGCTGCTGCTGTTCAGTGCTGCGCATCCCTGGCTCGTGCGAATGGCCCACGTGCCGTCGCTGCAGCGCGCCGCGGCCGGGGTGAACCGGCACTCGATGACGATCTACCTCTGGCACGTTCCGGTCGTGGTGCTGGTGGCCCTCACCATGATGACCGCGCGTCTGCCCTTCCCTGAGCCGCTCAGCCGGGCCTGGTGGGAGACGAGGCCGCTGTTCCTGCTCGCCATCGCCGTCGGCCTTGTTCCCGTTGTGCTGTTGGTCGCCTACTACGACAGTCGTCAGCGGGCGCTTGTGCAGCGATCGACGCCGGGCTGGCTTGCGGCGATCAAGGTAGCGCTCGCGGTTGCGGGGGTGGCGATCATCCTGCTCGTCGGATTCACACCCGCACCAGCTGCGGCAATCGCGATAGCGCTGCTCTTTCTCGCGGTGCGCCTGCAGGTGCTGCGGAGGCGGCGCGTTCACCCGCCGAGCGAGTCGCTGCCGTAGTCCCTCGATAAGCTGAGACATTCCCAGTTCAGGTCGACGGGGACTTCCTGCGGACCGTCGAGTTCGAGAACGGCCTGCAGGTCGACATCTACGTGCTCGGCTATGGCGAGAGCGCGAAGGACTCGTCGCCGACGTCCGAGTCGAATGGCGAGAGCCCGTTCCCCGCGGGATCGCCCGAGGTGGCCGTCGCCTTAGTCCTCTCCAACCCGACGGATGACCCGATCGATGTCTGGCGCTTCCGCCAGGTCGGCTCCTTCGAGGGAGCCGAGTACTTCGCCACCTTCAGTTCCGACGGCCAGGACGCGACCCACCTGAAGCTCGGATACGAGTCGGCCCCTACGAGCAGTTCGAGAATTCGGATGCCCCGTGGTTGCTCGAACCCGGCGACACCACGTACTACGCCGACACAATCCTGCTCGAGCAGACCGGCCTGCTGAACGACACCCTTCAACTCGGAACCGGCGAGCGGGTGGAAGACTTCGAGTTGCAGTTCGACGTCAACTGACTGGCCGCTGTCCGCGGAGGAGCCGATTCTGTTCAGGCGAAGGAAACGTGCTGCATGACCCACGCGTGCATGGCAACGGCGGCCGCCGCTGACGCGTTGATGCTGCGCGTACTTCCAAACTGGCTGATCTCCACGATCGCCTCCGACGCGGCGATCGCCTCGGCTGACAGGCCCGGCCCTTCCTGCCCAAAGAGCAGGACACAACGCTTCGGAAGCGCGTAGGTCTCGAGCAGTACGCTGCCCGGCACATTGTCGATCGCGATGACCGGCAGCTCCTCCCCGGCCGCCCAGGCAGTGAAGGCCGCGACATCCTCGTGGTGCAGCACGTGCTGGTAACGATCGGTGACCATGGCCCCGCGCTTGTTCCAGCGCTTGCGTCCGATGATGTGAACGGTGTCGGCTCCGAAGGCGTTGGCGCTGCGCACGATCGAGCCGATGTTCATGTCGTGCTGCCAGTTCTCGATTGCTACATGAAAGGGATGCCGCCGCTCATCCAAATCACTGATGATCGCTTCCATGCTCCAGTAGCGATACCGGTCGATGACGTTGCGCGTGTCCCCCCGCTCGAGCAGCTCGCGGTCGTACCACGGCTCGAGTGGAAGGTCTCCGACCCACGGCCCGACGCCGTGGGTCGTCAGCTCAACGCTGGGGTTGTTCGGTGTATCGGTCACCCTCCGAGGCTAGACCCGTGCGCGACGACGCCGGCGTCCTAGCATCATGAGGCAGAAGCCGAGGATGAGCAGGGCAACGGCCATGACCAGCGCGAGCTGCATTTCGACACCGGTGATCACGAGGCTGAGGCGCGCACGGGCGGTGAAGGGGTCTCCCCCGTCAACGGTGTGCACAACTCCCGCCGAGTTGGTCAGCGGCACGAGATTGCCCGCGAGGTTGCGCAGCGGGTTTCCGGTCGGAACTCCTGCGGCGTCCGTCTCGGGCACAACGATGGTGGCGATGACCTCGACGTTGTCCGAGTGGGTCTGGAAGGCGCCCAGGCGGTAGGTCCCTTCCGAGAAGAACGACTGCCCGGGAGCGAATTCACCCTCCCACGGTCCGCTCGCCACGAAATCGTACGCCGCGGGTCCACCGATCGGTGACAGGTCGGCGGTCCAGCCGGCGTCGATCGGGGGGCCGGAGATCGTGACATCCTTCACATCGAGGCTGGTCAGCGTCGTGGTTCCGGTGTTCGTGATGACCCAGTGGATGGTGCGCTGGGAACCGGGAGCGACCTGTACCGCGTTGGCGGCAGTGTCGGCATCCTGGTCGGCGTTCATGGCCGACTTTGACGGCACGATCCAGTTTCCGAGCGCATCCTTGACAGCGGGGTCCGGAGTGTCCCCGTCGTACTTGATGACCTGCACCGCGCCGGTGACGGCGTTGTAGAGGTCATGGTCGGTGACGGCGATCGACGAGTCGGCGCCTACGGCCGTCACGGTGACATCATCCGCGTGCGGTGCATCCGTGGCATTCACGGTGAGCTGGGCCGTGCCGTAGATCCAGTCGCCCGGCTCCCAGACCGCCGCTCCGTTGTGGGTGGCCGCCCAGTCCGCGGTGAGCGCCCCGCCGACCAGCGATGCAGTTGCGGTGGTGGTGTCGGGGAACGTCCAGACGAGAGACTGCACACTGGCCCCAGCCAGCGTCTCATCGGAGAGCGTTACGTCGATCAGGTCCTCGTCGCCCGTGTTCTGCACGCGGACCACGACGGTGCGGGTCTCGCCGGGCTCGTAGTCCTCGGCGTCGAGCATGGAGTCGGCGTCGTTCGCGATGGTGGTTCCCGTGCCGTCACCCTTCTCGATGTCGACGAACGGGCCGATGCCGCTCTTCGCGTGGAACGGGTCTTCGTCGTCGACGAGCACGGGGTCGCCCGAGTCGTCGAGCGCGATCGAGGCCGTGCCCGGCACCACGATGTTTGCGGTGACCGTCACGAGGTCGGCGTGCGATCCGTTGGCGGGCAGCGTGAGCGTGCCGGTGGCGAAGAACGATGCGCCGGGGGGCAGGATCCCGGGCCACGGCGTGCCGGGCACGAAGGTGTACTGCGCCGGTCCACCGAAGTCGCTGAGGTCTGCCGTCCAGATGCCGGGTACGTCCGTGACGCCGGTGACGGGGTTGCGCAGGTCGATGTTCGTCAATGACGTCGTGCCAGTGTTGGTGACGACCCAGCGCACGGTCTGCGGGGTGTTGACGGGGTAAACGACGGCGTGGTCGGTGTCGTTCGCGTCCTGGTCGTCAGACACCAGCGGCTTGGTCGGGATGACCCAGGCACCCGGTCCGCCCACCGCGGGGTCGGCGACCTCGCCGTCGTACTCGATGACCTGGATGCCTCCGGTGAACGCGTTGTAGTCGTTCGTGTCGGTGACGGGCGTGTTGGTGTTCGTTCCGGTCGCCGTCACCGTCACGCGGTCGGTGTGCGCCACGGAGCCGAGGCCGACCGTGAGCGTCGCGGTTCCGGTGATGATCTCGCCGGGCTTCCACGATGTCGCCGCGGGGAGCACAGCCGTCCAGGTGGAGCCGACCAGCACGGCCGGAACTACATCGTTGTTCGGCAGTGTCCAACTGAGGTCACTCACGATCGCGCCGGTGAGTGACACATCAGTGAGCGTGATGTCCTCGAGGTCGTCCGTGCCGGTGTTCGTGACGGTGATGTCGATCTGGCGCGATTCGCCCGCCGAGTAAGCCGCCGCGTCGGGCATGGTGTCGGCCGCGTTGCCCAGCTCGTCACCCTTCACGATCGACACCCTCGCGCTGACGAAGGTCGGGTTCTTGAGCTCGACAGCAGTGACGCCGAGCGCGCTCATGGTGATCGGGTCACCATTGGCAGAAGTGGTCGCCCCGGTGATCAGGGTCGGGATGCCCCAGCTCGAGCCGGCCGGAAGCCCGCCCGTCGGCGCGGTCTCCGTGATGGTCACGACAGTGCCCTGGGGGATACCGGGTGAGGTGAAGACGCCGCCGTTGACGATCGAGAACGTGCCGGGCGTCGCCTTGCCCGGGTAGTCCCAGGTTCCGGTGAAGAGGTGGCCCGCCGTGAGCGTGGAGGCAGCCGGGCCGGTCACGTTCTTCGTGATCGAGAACTGAACGAGCTGGGTCGTCGGGTTGAGCAGGCCGACCGCAACCGTGGTCGCGTTGCCGATGACGAGGCTTGCGCCGTCGGCTGTCACGGTGACTCCCGAGCCGCTGAAGATCGGGTCGCCCCAGGTCACGTCGGCGATGTTCGCGGGAGCGTCCTCCTTCACGAGCACGGTCGTGCCGGTCGGCAGCGCCGGGCTCGTGAAAGTCGGAGACGCCTTGGTGACGGTCGTTGTGGTCCAGGTCGTGCCGCCGTCGGTGGAGTACTGCAGGGTGAACGGGGTGTTCGCGGGAACGGAGGCCGTGGCATCCGCACCCACCGACTTGGTGATCGAGAATCGACCGGTCAGCTGGGTCGTCGGGTTCTCCAGCCCGACGGCGACGGTCGTACCGTTGCCGACCGTGAGCCGGGCCACGCCCGCCGTCGTCGTCACGCCCGCGCCGCTGTAGACCGGGGTGCCCCAGGCGACGTCGACGATGTCGGCCGTGGGGGCGACCTCGCGCACGCGCACCTGGGTTCCGGTCGGA
Coding sequences within:
- a CDS encoding adenylosuccinate synthase, with the protein product MPAIVIIGAQWGDEGKGKATDLLGSRIDYVVKFNGGNNAGHTVVVGDEKYALHLLPSGILSPGVIPVIANGVVIDIEVLFDELTALVARGVDVSRLLVSSNAHVITQYHRTLDKVTERFLGKRQIGTTGRGIGPAYADKINRVGIRIQDLFDENILRQKVEGALHQKNHLLVKIYNRRAIQIDEIVDDLLAYAERLRPMVADTSLLLNQALDAGKIVLFEGGQATMLDVDHGTYPFVTSSNSTSGGAATGSGVAPNRIDRVIGIVKAYTTRVGAGPFPTELHDESGEFLRSKGFEFGTTTGRPRRTGWYDAPIARYSARINGVTDFVMTKLDVLTGLSVIPVCVAYEVDGKRVDEVPASQSDFHHAKPIYEEFPGWEEDITGARTFEDLPANAQSYVLAIEAMSGSRISAIGVGPDREAIIVRHDLLD
- a CDS encoding acyltransferase family protein — protein: MASDVAPRIERDSAVDLVKAVCLLIVVGLHALMAGVTVGDGGLAVTNSLEGHPIFAWATWGVQIMPLFFLLGGFSSLTQWRRMKTGGATAGDYIRQRVQRLAHPALLPIALVAGCLAAVALTGVSNEVLSQVGFRIGQPLWFLAVYLGCAGFVPLMARLHDAHPRLTLFGLLALSICVDVTSRALEAPGLGALNFLFVWLFIQQLGFWYADGWFLRRNRWLLLALALGAFGLLTGLTMGLGYSTDMYVNLNPPTICILVLGVGQLLLFSAAHPWLVRMAHVPSLQRAAAGVNRHSMTIYLWHVPVVVLVALTMMTARLPFPEPLSRAWWETRPLFLLAIAVGLVPVVLLVAYYDSRQRALVQRSTPGWLAAIKVALAVAGVAIILLVGFTPAPAAAIAIALLFLAVRLQVLRRRRVHPPSESLP
- a CDS encoding TrmH family RNA methyltransferase, whose protein sequence is MTDTPNNPSVELTTHGVGPWVGDLPLEPWYDRELLERGDTRNVIDRYRYWSMEAIISDLDERRHPFHVAIENWQHDMNIGSIVRSANAFGADTVHIIGRKRWNKRGAMVTDRYQHVLHHEDVAAFTAWAAGEELPVIAIDNVPGSVLLETYALPKRCVLLFGQEGPGLSAEAIAASEAIVEISQFGSTRSINASAAAAVAMHAWVMQHVSFA